One region of Streptomyces leeuwenhoekii genomic DNA includes:
- a CDS encoding acyl-CoA mutase large subunit family protein, whose translation MDADAIEEGRRRWQARYDAARKREADFTTLSGDPVEPVYGPRPGDTYEGFERIGWPGEYPFTRGLYATGYRGRTWTIRQFAGFGNAEQTNERYKMILAAGGGGLSVAFDMPTLMGRDSDDPRSLGEVGHCGVAIDSAADMEVLFRDIPLGDVTTSMTISGPAVPVFCMYLVAAERQGVEHSVLNGTLQTDIFKEYIAQKEWLFQPEPHLRLIGDLMEYCAAGIPAYKPLSVSGYHIREAGATAAQELAYTLADGFGYVELGLSRGLDVDVFAPGLSFFFDAHVDFFEEIAKFRAARRIWARWMRDVYGARSEKAQWLRFHTQTAGVSLTAQQPYNNVVRTAVEALAAVLGGTNSLHTNALDETLALPSEQAAEIALRTQQVLMEETGVANVADPLGGSWYVEQLTDRIEADAEKIFEQIRERGLRAHPDGQHPIGPMTSGILRGIEDGWFTGEIAESAFRYQQALEKGDKKVVGVNVHTGSVTGDLEILRVSHEVEREQVRALRERKAARDDAAVRSALDGMVEAARSGANMIEPMLRAVRAEATLGEICGVLRDEWGVYTEPAGF comes from the coding sequence ATGGACGCTGACGCCATCGAGGAGGGCCGCCGTCGCTGGCAGGCCCGGTACGACGCCGCGCGCAAGCGCGAGGCCGACTTCACCACGCTCTCGGGTGATCCCGTCGAGCCGGTCTACGGGCCCCGGCCCGGAGACACGTACGAGGGGTTCGAGCGGATCGGGTGGCCGGGGGAGTACCCCTTCACCCGCGGTCTGTACGCGACCGGGTACCGGGGGCGGACCTGGACCATCCGGCAGTTCGCCGGGTTCGGGAACGCCGAGCAGACCAACGAGCGGTACAAGATGATCCTCGCCGCGGGCGGCGGGGGCCTGTCCGTCGCCTTCGACATGCCGACGCTGATGGGCCGCGACTCCGACGACCCGCGCTCGCTGGGCGAGGTCGGGCACTGCGGCGTCGCGATCGACTCGGCGGCCGACATGGAGGTGCTGTTCCGGGACATCCCCCTGGGGGACGTGACCACCTCCATGACCATCAGCGGCCCGGCCGTCCCCGTCTTCTGCATGTACCTGGTCGCCGCCGAGCGGCAGGGCGTCGAGCACTCCGTGCTCAACGGCACGCTGCAGACCGACATCTTCAAGGAGTACATCGCCCAGAAGGAGTGGCTCTTCCAGCCCGAGCCGCACCTGCGCCTGATCGGCGACCTCATGGAGTACTGCGCGGCCGGCATCCCCGCCTACAAGCCGCTGTCGGTCTCCGGCTACCACATCCGCGAGGCCGGGGCGACGGCCGCGCAGGAGCTGGCGTACACCCTCGCGGACGGCTTCGGGTACGTGGAGCTGGGGCTGTCGCGCGGGCTCGACGTGGACGTCTTCGCGCCGGGCCTGTCCTTCTTCTTCGACGCGCACGTCGACTTCTTCGAGGAGATCGCCAAGTTCCGCGCGGCACGCCGGATCTGGGCGCGCTGGATGCGGGACGTGTACGGGGCCAGGAGCGAGAAGGCCCAGTGGCTGCGGTTCCACACGCAGACCGCCGGTGTCTCGCTCACCGCGCAGCAGCCGTACAACAACGTGGTGCGCACCGCCGTGGAGGCGCTGGCCGCCGTGCTCGGCGGGACCAACTCGCTGCACACCAACGCCCTCGACGAGACCCTCGCCCTGCCCAGCGAGCAGGCCGCCGAGATCGCCCTGCGCACCCAGCAGGTGCTGATGGAGGAGACCGGCGTGGCCAACGTCGCCGACCCCCTCGGCGGCTCCTGGTACGTCGAGCAGCTCACCGACCGGATCGAGGCGGACGCGGAGAAGATCTTCGAGCAGATCAGGGAGCGGGGCCTGCGGGCCCACCCCGACGGGCAGCACCCCATCGGGCCGATGACCTCGGGCATCCTGCGCGGGATCGAGGACGGCTGGTTCACCGGGGAGATCGCCGAGTCGGCGTTCCGGTACCAGCAGGCCCTGGAGAAGGGCGACAAGAAGGTGGTGGGCGTCAACGTCCACACCGGATCCGTCACCGGGGACCTGGAGATCCTGCGCGTCAGCCACGAGGTGGAGCGGGAGCAGGTGCGGGCCCTGCGCGAGCGCAAGGCCGCCCGCGACGACGCCGCGGTGCGCTCCGCCCTCGACGGCATGGTCGAGGCCGCGCGCTCCGGCGCCAACATGATCGAGCCGATGCTCCGGGCCGTACGGGCGGAGGCGACCCTCGGCGAGATCTGCGGCGTGCTGAGGGACGAGTGGGGCGTCTACACCGAACCTGCGGGCTTCTAG
- a CDS encoding DUF3817 domain-containing protein, with protein sequence MKKSVLTRYRVMAYVTGVLLVLLCLGMIAKYALQMDGADGFTRVVAIAHGWLYVLYLVFAFDLGAKAKWKVGKQLWVLIAGTIPTAAFFVERRISQELEAQSAPDAPAVAKA encoded by the coding sequence ATGAAAAAGAGCGTGCTGACCCGCTACCGGGTCATGGCGTACGTCACCGGCGTGCTGCTGGTCCTGCTGTGCCTCGGCATGATCGCCAAGTATGCGCTGCAGATGGACGGCGCCGACGGCTTCACCCGCGTCGTCGCCATCGCGCACGGCTGGCTCTACGTCCTCTACCTGGTCTTCGCCTTCGATCTGGGCGCCAAGGCGAAGTGGAAGGTCGGCAAGCAGCTGTGGGTGCTGATCGCCGGCACCATCCCGACGGCCGCCTTCTTCGTGGAGCGCAGGATCAGCCAGGAGCTGGAGGCGCAGTCCGCCCCGGACGCCCCGGCGGTCGCCAAGGCGTAA
- a CDS encoding MarR family winged helix-turn-helix transcriptional regulator has protein sequence MPKPLSLSFDPIARADELWKQRWGGVPSMAAITSIMRAHQILLAEVDAVVKPYGLTFARYEALVLLTFSKSGELPMSKIGERLMVHPTSVTNTVDRLVRSGLVAKRPNPNDGRGTLATITDKGREVVDAATRDLMAMDFGLGVYDAEECAEIFAMLRPLRVAAGDFTEE, from the coding sequence GTGCCCAAGCCCCTCAGCCTCTCGTTCGACCCCATCGCCCGCGCCGACGAACTCTGGAAGCAGCGCTGGGGCGGTGTGCCGTCCATGGCGGCGATCACCTCGATCATGCGCGCGCACCAGATCCTGCTGGCCGAGGTCGACGCGGTGGTCAAGCCGTACGGACTGACGTTCGCGCGCTACGAGGCGCTGGTGCTGCTCACCTTCTCCAAATCCGGCGAGCTGCCGATGTCCAAGATCGGCGAGCGCCTCATGGTGCACCCGACGTCGGTCACCAACACCGTCGACCGCCTGGTGAGGTCGGGGCTGGTCGCCAAGCGCCCCAACCCCAACGACGGCCGCGGCACCCTCGCCACCATCACCGACAAGGGCCGCGAGGTGGTCGACGCGGCCACCCGCGACCTGATGGCCATGGACTTCGGTCTCGGCGTGTACGACGCCGAGGAGTGCGCGGAGATCTTCGCGATGCTCCGTCCGCTGCGGGTGGCGGCGGGGGACTTCACGGAAGAGTGA
- a CDS encoding MTH1187 family thiamine-binding protein: MIVAFSVTPLGVGEDVGEYVADAVRVVRESGLPHRTDAMFTSVEGEWDEVMDVVRRAVAAVEARAPRVSLVLKADIRPGVTDGLTSKVETVERHLAG; the protein is encoded by the coding sequence ATGATCGTCGCCTTCTCCGTGACGCCGCTGGGCGTCGGCGAGGACGTGGGGGAGTACGTCGCCGACGCGGTCCGCGTGGTGCGCGAGTCCGGCCTGCCCCACCGCACCGACGCGATGTTCACCTCCGTCGAGGGCGAGTGGGACGAGGTGATGGACGTGGTCAGGCGCGCCGTCGCCGCGGTCGAGGCGCGGGCGCCGCGGGTGTCGCTGGTCCTCAAGGCCGACATCCGTCCCGGGGTGACGGACGGACTGACGTCCAAGGTGGAGACGGTGGAACGCCACCTGGCCGGATAA
- a CDS encoding DUF3817 domain-containing protein, which translates to MDLKTATSLRRLRLVSAPEAISFLLLLVCSVLKRTTEFNAVPVMGMIHGVLFVLYVIFWADAWNRAKWPLKTAALYFVLSVLPTGGFFADRRLRREAEDAVIASRARKEGVVGA; encoded by the coding sequence GTGGACCTCAAGACCGCCACCTCCCTCCGCCGCCTCCGTCTGGTCTCGGCCCCCGAGGCGATCTCCTTCCTCCTCCTGCTGGTCTGCTCGGTGCTGAAGCGGACCACGGAGTTCAACGCCGTCCCCGTGATGGGCATGATCCACGGCGTTCTCTTCGTCCTGTACGTCATCTTCTGGGCGGACGCCTGGAACCGGGCCAAGTGGCCGCTGAAGACCGCCGCGCTCTACTTCGTCCTCTCGGTGCTGCCCACCGGCGGTTTCTTCGCCGACCGCAGGCTGCGCCGTGAGGCCGAGGACGCGGTCATCGCCTCCCGCGCCCGCAAGGAAGGGGTCGTCGGCGCATGA